A DNA window from Acidimicrobiales bacterium contains the following coding sequences:
- a CDS encoding cytochrome P450: MSVAELADGIDLLSPQAVDHAPGFFNRLRETDPVIWSQRHRAWIITGHPELDEAFRDRRLSTERMDAFRSRLPEHRAQVLAKAIDLLDGWMLFHEPPTHTRLRNPLSRSFTPKAVSTLTRQVEEIVDRQLAAVQAEAGDGATDLVHSFTHPIPAAVIAELFGVPEDQRHWLPAWSEKFGAVVFGAVNRPDYEQAAAEAGEELEREIGGLIERYRAEPQNNLLSLLLENEGDQGLDFTEILGACSLLLFAGHDTTTSFLGSSLITLMNNPEAARRIAEGDVDLSVAIEELLRLDAPAKAMMRMVAERHERGGHVLDEGQAVFMGIIGANRDPRVFDRPDEVVLDRSPNPHLTFGYGHHFCLGASLARLEARVALPAILRRFPDMHMVGQPTWKASISDRSPSSLNVELGGAAL; this comes from the coding sequence ATGAGCGTCGCCGAGCTAGCAGACGGGATCGACCTGCTGTCACCCCAGGCGGTCGACCACGCGCCAGGGTTCTTCAACCGGCTCAGGGAGACCGACCCGGTGATCTGGAGCCAACGCCACAGAGCTTGGATCATCACCGGTCACCCAGAACTGGACGAAGCCTTCAGAGACCGCCGCTTGTCGACCGAGCGGATGGACGCGTTTCGATCGCGTCTGCCCGAGCACCGGGCCCAGGTGCTGGCCAAGGCCATCGACCTGCTCGACGGTTGGATGCTGTTTCACGAGCCGCCAACCCACACCCGTCTGCGCAATCCCCTCAGCCGGTCGTTCACACCCAAGGCGGTTTCGACTCTCACCCGCCAGGTCGAGGAGATCGTCGACCGCCAGCTGGCTGCCGTTCAGGCAGAGGCTGGCGACGGCGCCACGGACCTCGTTCACTCGTTCACCCACCCGATACCCGCCGCCGTGATCGCCGAGCTGTTCGGTGTGCCCGAAGACCAACGGCACTGGCTGCCGGCATGGTCCGAGAAGTTCGGGGCGGTGGTGTTCGGTGCTGTCAATCGACCCGACTACGAGCAGGCAGCAGCCGAGGCCGGCGAAGAGCTGGAACGCGAAATCGGCGGCCTGATCGAGCGGTATCGGGCAGAACCACAGAACAATCTGCTGTCGCTGCTGCTCGAGAACGAGGGCGACCAAGGCCTCGACTTCACCGAGATTCTCGGCGCGTGTTCGCTGCTGCTGTTCGCGGGCCACGACACAACGACCTCGTTCCTGGGCTCGTCGCTGATCACCCTGATGAACAACCCAGAAGCCGCCCGGCGCATAGCCGAGGGCGACGTCGACCTGTCGGTTGCCATCGAGGAGCTGCTGCGGTTGGACGCGCCTGCCAAGGCCATGATGCGCATGGTCGCCGAACGCCACGAGCGTGGCGGGCACGTGCTCGACGAGGGTCAGGCCGTGTTCATGGGAATCATCGGAGCCAACCGCGACCCGAGGGTGTTCGATCGGCCCGACGAGGTCGTGCTCGACCGCAGCCCCAACCCCCACCTGACCTTTGGCTACGGCCACCACTTCTGTCTGGGTGCATCGCTGGCTCGGCTGGAGGCCAGGGTTGCCCTGCCCGCCATACTGCGCCGCTTCCCCGACATGCACATGGTCGGCCAGCCCACGTGGAAGGCATCGATAAGCGACCGTTCGCCTTCTTCGCTCAACGTCGAGCTCGGAGGCGCAGCGCTATGA
- a CDS encoding SDR family oxidoreductase, which produces MKLGDTTVFISGGASGLGEATARHFVAAGATVGLLDRDAQRGQATAADIGAVFAQCDVADDQSIDTAFDHLSATLGAPRAVVACAGIGSGKRMIGRSGPHDSATFRKVVEVNLIGTFNLFRLAAAAMAELEPLDPDGERGVLVGTASIAAFDGVDGGVAYSASKGGVAAMMLPLARDLAGRGIRAVAIAPGSFDTPMVAGMPPEFGQRLSGQTPFPARFGRPPEFAALAAHIVENSMLNGTTIRIDGGLRMMPSEGWKR; this is translated from the coding sequence ATGAAGCTGGGTGACACCACCGTGTTCATCAGTGGCGGCGCGTCGGGCCTGGGGGAAGCCACCGCCAGGCACTTCGTCGCCGCAGGCGCAACCGTGGGGCTGCTGGACAGAGACGCACAGCGCGGGCAGGCAACGGCCGCCGACATCGGTGCCGTATTTGCCCAGTGCGACGTCGCAGACGACCAGTCGATCGACACGGCATTCGACCACCTGAGCGCCACCCTGGGTGCCCCGCGCGCGGTGGTCGCGTGTGCCGGCATCGGGTCGGGTAAACGCATGATCGGCCGTTCGGGGCCTCACGACTCGGCGACCTTCCGCAAGGTCGTCGAGGTCAACCTGATCGGCACCTTCAATCTGTTCCGGCTGGCGGCCGCGGCGATGGCCGAGCTCGAACCGCTCGACCCTGATGGAGAACGCGGGGTGCTGGTCGGCACAGCATCGATAGCGGCCTTCGACGGCGTCGACGGCGGTGTTGCGTACTCGGCGTCGAAAGGGGGCGTGGCGGCCATGATGCTGCCCCTGGCCCGCGACCTCGCCGGCCGGGGCATAAGGGCGGTGGCCATAGCCCCCGGATCGTTCGACACCCCCATGGTCGCGGGCATGCCACCCGAGTTCGGGCAACGCCTGTCGGGCCAAACGCCGTTCCCGGCCCGCTTCGGGCGGCCTCCCGAGTTCGCCGCGCTCGCAGCCCACATCGTCGAGAACTCGATGCTCAACGGCACGACGATCAGAATCGACGGAGGACTACGCATGATGCCGAGCGAGGGATGGAAACGATGA